From a region of the Colias croceus chromosome 30, ilColCroc2.1 genome:
- the LOC123704636 gene encoding U1 small nuclear ribonucleoprotein 70 kDa, protein MTQFLPPNLLALFAARDQIPYLPPAAKLPHEKKQKGYDGVGAFLNVFEHPSETPPPTRVETREERLERRRRERAEQTAYKLEQEIALWDPSINPRATGDPFKTLFVARVNYDTSESKLRREFEGYGPIKKIYLVYNKEDGKPRGYAFIEYEHERDMHSAYKHADGKKIDGKRVLVDVERARTVKGWLPRRLGGGLGGTRRGGNDVNIKHSGREDNERERERYRLEQRDRDRERDERGARDRPERGARRRTRSRSRRRSGSRARRRSRDKRDDEPQDKRRRRSRSRSERRRERRERDKDKDKDKDGKDKDRDGKDKDRDGKDRDKDRDRRRRRDRDRREPKVKPEDIKIKEEPHDDYPEFSLPPLDVHIKQEPSEDENKYNPEEANGDDYNY, encoded by the exons ATGACGCAGTTTTTACCCCCAAACTTGCTTGCATTGTTTGCGGCGAGGGACCAAATCCCTTACTTGCCGCCTGCAGCCAAGTTGCCACATGAGAAGAAACAAAAAGGCTACGATGGAGTCGGCGCTTTTCTCAATGTATTTGAG CACCCATCAGAAACCCCCCCGCCCACGCGCGTGGAGACCCGCGAGGAGCGCCTCGAGCGCCGCCGCCGGGAGCGAGCTGAACAAACTGCGTATAAGTTGGAGCAAGAGATCGCGTTGTGGGACCCGAGCATTAACCCACGGGCCACAGGGGATCCGTTTAAAACACTGTTTGTTGCTCGCGTG AACTATGACACATCTGAGTCGAAACTCAGAAGAGAGTTTGAGGGCTATGGACCAATTAAAAAG ATATACCTAGTGTATAACAAGGAGGACGGCAAGCCGCGCGGCTACGCGTTCATCGAGTACGAGCACGAGCGGGACATGCACT CCGCGTACAAGCACGCAGACGGCAAGAAGATCGACGGCAAGCGTGTGCTCGTGGATGTGGAGCGGGCTAGGACTGTGAAGGGCTGGCTGCCGAGGAGATTGG gtgGCGGTCTCGGCGGGACCCGTCGGGGCGGCAACGACGTGAACATCAAGCACTCTGGTAGAGAAGACAACGAGCGCGAGCGGGAGAGATACCGCCTCGAGCAGAGAGACCGGGACCGCGAGCGGGACGAGCGCGGGGCGAGGGACCGGCCCGAGC GCGGTGCCCGTCGCCGGACTCGTTCCCGCTCGCGGCGCCGCTCGGGCTCGCGCGCACGGCGCCGCTCGCGGGACAAGAGAGATGACGAACCGCAGGACAA ACGTCGTCGTCGTTCCCGTTCCCGGTCGGAGCGGAGACGCGAGAGACGAGAGCGGGACAAGGACAAGGATAAG gaTAAAGACGGCAAGGACAAGGACCGGGATGGCAAGGACAAGGACAGAGATGGCAAGGACCGGGATAAGGACCGGGACAGACGTCGCAGGAGGGACAGAGACAGACGCGAGCCTAAAGTTAAACCGGAGGATATTAAGATCAAGGAGGAGCCGCATGATG ATTACCCCGAGTTCAGTCTCCCACCGCTCGATGTCCACATCAAGCAGGAGCCGAGCGAGGACGAGAACAAGTACAACCCGGAGGAGGCCAACGGGGacgattataattattag
- the LOC123704648 gene encoding myb-like protein X: MKRIKRHKIKREEPETSYARNEEHDLAYYIHDRVELMHQVFSVLKHKELRSMAPECVRHISIDDLQELCTEELLGISSKRLCAILDGAEPPSNTESSSSSPERMETISLDSISSDDEILSETSTKKSKKHKHKHHKSKQKRNPAPEGEDSRASRAGLTVLELLELQARARAIRAQLQRANVPPETETTTVPQSDDDEVVIKEEAPEVVEISSEDEKPSVKELDKKLQTNGEKSSENAKTVTKKINDLIITVPQSTPTRKIKLNRTKSVKKDDEVTKTNAPETVTAPAATPSAPEKKTKKKQKKKDKKKNKDGSDQDEITLQLSDTEKMDLLEDLDRKSSSSEDSESSSSSDDISSDSSDEKSKKSNTKDVKVTKPLEKTENEDKSVSMDTDIKIDNPVEMVKDIVVNETNKSDETVIEQRETKDTNQSVTEIINNEVNNKEIANSEENNAITTESTEKMDVDVPTEDIPQNAQSKETPKEIEEGEITENSRNLSEGEISQESIDVKETATNTQDVVCISDDEKKSKKKKKEKKKKSKKSDFRESADQNFYKKDATNCVEAKITTENDTKTGKNPGTDCEETQIIDTDKDINTDKKADTDCIETEIIDIEKDAKIDKKPNTDCVETQITDTKTDILIIDKDKETCTDDVFEYLELSDDSSCYEVEGISVLSKEPTAQEIAALSAKIDEIDRDEVITEEEIREYEQMEAEKEKDSDQVENISWKDRYLESKKVKSVLNTANILNALRKKNKELKHKIEEAKKAIVETIEPEVPQEVENTSNVVEGSIDHYNTLEGSTKFVDPVKEVEEKKVSKEMKKDAKQLLKMYKKLLKYNDMNKKKDPNKKKKKKQKKNKDKDKSN; encoded by the exons ATGAAACGCATAAAACGGCATAAAATTAAGCGGGAGGAGCCCGAAACGTCGTACGCTCGGAATGAAGAACACGACCTGGCTTATTACATTCATGATAGAGTTGAACTAATGCATCAAGTATTTTCTGTTCTAAAACATAAGGAACTAAGATCGATGGCTCCGGAGTGCGTACGGCATATATCCATTGATGATTTACAGGAATTGTGCACGGAAGAG CTTCTGGGCATAAGTTCAAAGCGTCTCTGTGCAATCTTGGATGGAGCGGAACCACCGTCCAACACAGAGTCATCAAGCTCATCACCAGAGCGCATGGAAACTATATCATTGGATAGCATATCATCTGATGACGAGATACTGAGCGAGACTAGCACGAAGAAGAGTAAaaag cacaaacacaaacaccaCAAGAGCAAACAAAAGCGGAACCCCGCCCCCGAGGGCGAAGACTCGCGCGCGTCCCGCGCGGGGCTCACGGTATTGGAGTTACTTGAGTTGCAAGCAAGGGCCAGAGCGATAAGGGCTCAACTGCAGAGAGCTAACG TACCACCAGAAACAGAAACAACCACTGTACCACAGTCTGACGATGATGAGGTGGTGATCAAAGAGGAAGCCCCTGAGGTGGTGGAGATCAGCAGCGAGGATGAGAAGCCAAGTGTTAAGGAACTTGACA aaaaattacaaacaaacgGCGAAAAATCAAGTGAAAACGCAAAAACAGTCACAAAGAAAATCAATGATTTGATAATAACAGTACCTCAGTCGACACccacaagaaaaattaaattaaacagaactaaatccgttaaaaaagaCGACGAAGTCACTAAAACAAATGCACCAGAAACTGTTACAGCCCCTGCAGCTACTCCTTCAGCTCCTGAGaagaaaacaaagaaaaagcaaaagaaaaaagataaaaagaaaaacaaagatGGCAGCGATCAAGATGAGATTACGTTACAACTGTCCGATACAGAGAAAATGGATTTATTAGAAGATTTGGATAGAAAAAGTTCGAGCTCTGAAGACTCTGAAAGCAGTTCGAGTTCTGATGATATAAGTTCAGATAGTTCAGATGAGAAATCTAAGAAAAGTAATACAAAAGATGTTAAAGTTACAAAGCCTTTGGAAAAGACAGAAAATGAAGACAAATCTGTATCTATGGACActgatattaaaattgataatccAGTCGAGATGGTTAAGGATATTGTagtaaatgaaacaaataaaagtgATGAAACTGTAATTGAACAAAGAGAAACTAAAGACACAAATCAATCTGTTACAGAAATTATCAATAACGAAGTGAATAATAAGGAAATTGCCAATAGTGAAGAAAATAATGCCATAACTACAGAAAGTACTGAAAAAATGGACGTAGATGTTCCAACCGAAGATATACCACAAAACGCTCAATCGAAAGAAACTCCTAAAGAAATAGAAGAAGGTGAAATAACTGAAAACAGTAGAAATCTATCTGAAGGCGAGATATCTCAAGAAAGTATCGACGTTAAAGAAACAGCTACAAATACACAAGATGTTGTCTGCATTTCAGACGACGAGAAGAAAagcaaaaagaaaaagaaggaaaagaagaagaagtcCAAAAAGTCGGATTTTCGCGAGAGCGCTGAtcaaaatttctataaaaaagatgCAACTAATTGTGTAGAAGCTAAAATTACGACAGAAAACGATACAAAAACAGGTAAAAATCCAGGCACAGATTGTGAAGAAACCCAAATTATAGACACGGACAAAGATATAAACACAGATAAAAAAGCAGATACAGATTGTATTGAAACTGAAATTATAGATATAGAAAAAGATgcaaaaattgataaaaaaccAAATACAGATTGTGTTGAAACTCAAATTACAGATACAAAAACAGACATACTAATAATAGATAAAGATAAAGAAACTTGCACAGATGACGTATTCGAATATTTAGAATTATCCGACGATTCGTCGTGTTACGAAGTCGAAGGAATTTCCGTGTTATCAAAAGAACCAACAGCGCAAGAAATAGCGGCGCTTTCTGCTAAAATAGACGAAATAGATAGAGATGAAGTTATCACAGAGGAAGAGATAAGGGAGTACGAACAAATGGAGGCAGAGAAAGAGAAAGATTCAGATCAAGTAGAGAATATATCGTGgaaagatagatatttggaAAGCAAGAAGGTTAAAAGTGTGTTAAATACTGCAAATATTTTGAACGCGTTGAGAAAGAAGAATAAAGAATTGAAACATAAAATAGAAGAAGCTAAAAAGGCAATTGTAGAAACGATAGAACCAGAAGTCCCTCAAGAAGTAGAAAATACATCTAACGTCGTTGAAGGATCTATAGATCATTATAACACGTTGGAGGGATCAACGAAATTCGTAGATCCCGTCAAAGAGGTGGAAGAAAAGAAGGTTTCGAAGGAAATGAAAAAAGATGCGAAACAATTGTTGAAAATGTATAAGAAACTTCTGAAATATAATGATATGAATAAAAAGAAAGATCcgaataaaaagaaaaagaaaaagcaGAAGAAGaataaagataaagataaaagtaattaa